From the genome of Oscillatoria sp. FACHB-1407, one region includes:
- a CDS encoding peptidoglycan-binding domain-containing protein, which yields MFFIHPEHRSLSFWGKAHPKKPVLHLGSHGAAVIELQKLLLRWQLFSDYPESTCQVDRATVLTGHFDETVRMAVESFQAAMFLVPNGIVDPLTWQVLYAGMPIHMPVLRLGSSGAAVKVLQRSLLDTGDALYSTSVDGVFSSATEWAVRHFQRRASLPVDGVFGLTNWCTLSRALAALTQDLLPSIRGIDLSEVWQVLSEQICNPSLERAILKAVGKLDGSARYYYNRVDLNRDSRLEIVVHVVSPCLKGVGGYPILVFQPDDAGYQLVSDLGLGVAPVIVTEQMTGGWSDLVILSRNETGSDYWFARFDGTRYIGGSSGGQSFTVPRGGAIAGTAFIADACNPYSGIPFST from the coding sequence AAAGCGCATCCCAAGAAACCCGTACTGCATCTGGGCAGTCACGGTGCAGCGGTGATTGAGCTACAAAAGCTGTTGTTGCGATGGCAATTGTTCTCAGACTATCCGGAGAGCACTTGCCAGGTTGATCGGGCAACCGTCTTGACGGGACACTTTGATGAAACGGTGAGGATGGCAGTGGAATCGTTTCAAGCCGCGATGTTTCTCGTGCCTAATGGGATTGTCGATCCGCTGACGTGGCAGGTGTTGTATGCAGGAATGCCGATTCACATGCCTGTGTTGCGCTTGGGCAGCAGTGGGGCAGCGGTGAAGGTATTGCAGCGATCGCTCCTGGACACGGGAGATGCACTCTACAGCACGTCTGTGGATGGTGTGTTTAGCTCAGCGACGGAGTGGGCAGTGCGCCACTTTCAACGGCGGGCCAGTTTGCCTGTGGATGGCGTGTTTGGGCTGACCAATTGGTGTACGTTGAGTCGTGCCCTGGCAGCATTAACGCAAGATCTGTTGCCCTCTATTCGCGGAATTGACCTGAGCGAGGTCTGGCAGGTGTTGTCTGAGCAAATCTGCAATCCATCGTTGGAACGTGCCATTCTCAAAGCGGTGGGAAAGCTGGATGGTTCTGCCCGCTATTACTACAACCGAGTTGATCTCAACCGGGATAGCCGCCTGGAAATTGTGGTGCATGTTGTTAGCCCTTGCCTGAAGGGAGTTGGGGGTTACCCAATTTTGGTGTTTCAACCCGATGATGCGGGTTATCAGTTGGTGTCTGATCTCGGTTTGGGTGTTGCGCCTGTCATTGTGACGGAGCAAATGACTGGCGGTTGGAGTGATCTGGTGATACTGTCCAGGAATGAAACAGGGTCAGATTACTGGTTTGCTCGGTTTGATGGCACTCGATATATCGGTGGCTCCTCCGGTGGTCAGTCGTTTACGGTTCCCAGGGGCGGTGCGATCGCTGGAACTGCCTTTATTGCCGATGCTTGCAACCCTTACTCTGGCATCCCATTTTCTACTTGA